One genomic region from Rosa rugosa chromosome 1, drRosRugo1.1, whole genome shotgun sequence encodes:
- the LOC133724385 gene encoding transcription factor MYB1-like, which translates to MEGFGVRKGAWTKEEDELLRQVIEKHGEGKWHQVPFKAGLNRCRKSCRLRWLNYLEPNIKRGEFTVDEVDMIIRLHKLLGNRWSLIAGRLPGRTANDVKNYWNTYQRKKNQKMTSGAKKMKDKSQKNTIAPLVVRPRPRTFIKRLNFLERDANLEHIHSEENSSTSLPTAPPQTLELENVIDWWKVVSEDSTGSIDRTTCSSLGLEDDFFTNFWVEDMVQLSSIDGHDLVNNFYA; encoded by the exons ATGGAGGGTTTCGGCGTGAGAAAAGGTGCATGGACTAAAGAGGAAGATGAACTTCTGAGACAGGTCATCGAAAAGCATGGAGAAGGAAAATGGCATCAGGTTCCTTTCAAAGCAG GCTTAAACAGATGCAGGAAGAGCTGTAGACTGAGGTGGCTAAATTATTTGGAGCCAAATATCAAGAGAGGAGAGTTTACAGTTGATGAAGTTGATATGATCATCAGACTTCATAAGCTTCTAGGAAACAG GTGGTCTTTAATTGCTGGAAGACTACCGGGAAGAACAGCCAACGATGTAAAGAACTATTGGAATACTTATCAACggaaaaagaatcaaaagaTGACTTCAGGcgcaaaaaaaatgaaagataaaTCCCAAAAAAACACAATCGCCCCTTTGGTTGTAAGACCTCGACCACGAACCTTCATCAAAAGGTTGAATTTTTTGGAAAGAGATGCCAATTTAGAGCATATTCATTCAGAAGAGAATTCATCCACTTCTTTACCAACAGCACCACCACAAACTCTAGAATTAGAGAATGTAATTGATTGGTGGAAAGTTGTATCTGAAGACAGTACAGGAAGCATTGATAGAACAACATGTTCTAGTCTTGGTTTAGAGGACGACTTCTTCACAAACTTCTGGGTTGAAGATATGGTACAATTGTCAAGTATAGATGGCCATGATCTAGTCAACAACTTCTACGCATGA